From the Ferrigenium kumadai genome, one window contains:
- a CDS encoding pilus assembly PilX family protein has protein sequence MQYAFRFNPFHRQTGSTLIISLIILIILMLLGVTAMTVSDTQYKLAGNLQFEDAALNNAEAAVTTAESWLSSATGGTANIRNAGFTTYDSAATAHLYPTGTAPAPLTLDWSDSNSVQVGDNSRRYFIELVSVNSRLLGSSQAIGGRSSAGCNQTNTYLINARGTSARGTTKFIQSYFSVLSC, from the coding sequence ATGCAATACGCTTTCCGATTCAATCCGTTTCACAGGCAAACTGGCTCCACCCTGATCATCAGCCTGATCATTCTGATCATCCTTATGTTGCTTGGTGTTACTGCGATGACGGTTTCTGATACCCAGTACAAGTTGGCTGGCAATCTGCAATTTGAAGATGCTGCCCTGAATAACGCGGAGGCTGCCGTCACTACGGCAGAAAGCTGGCTTTCAAGCGCCACGGGGGGAACAGCCAATATTCGCAACGCGGGTTTCACAACCTATGACTCCGCGGCCACGGCCCACCTTTATCCCACAGGAACGGCGCCCGCCCCTTTGACTCTTGATTGGAGCGACAGTAATTCCGTGCAAGTCGGGGATAACAGCAGGCGCTATTTCATAGAACTAGTCTCGGTTAATTCAAGGTTGCTGGGGTCAAGCCAGGCGATCGGTGGCAGATCCAGCGCGGGATGCAATCAGACCAACACCTATCTGATTAATGCTCGGGGCACAAGTGCTCGCGGCACCACAAAATTCATCCAGTCATATTTCAGCGTACTAAGTTGCTAA
- a CDS encoding PilW family protein — protein sequence MKTSFNQLPKSRFGVAGYSLVEMMVSITIGLVIVAALIGVLTSNSRSSKTNDRTAELQSNGRYALDHLRRELRHAGYRGYTWAEPNTPTITGITNECLDGGAANSFVVNLRQGIWGADNNPYSANCLSGATAATIRLRGDILVIRRLASAPTATADLTANTLYFRSAYAAGQVFQGTVEPSIPGTPVNNFALQEYVYYIGSDDNDTTVPALRRVALSSNGAMADEMVVSGIEHMQVQYGRTTSDLNTRYYDANAMTGKSTDSAQTEWDDINSVRIWLLARNAKPETGYSNTSSYAMGSVTYGPVSDNFRRQLFTAVVQLRN from the coding sequence ATGAAAACATCTTTCAACCAACTCCCCAAAAGCAGATTCGGCGTTGCCGGGTACAGCCTGGTGGAAATGATGGTGTCCATTACCATCGGCCTAGTGATCGTGGCTGCCCTCATCGGCGTTCTGACCAGCAATTCACGCAGCAGCAAAACCAATGACCGCACTGCGGAACTTCAAAGCAATGGGCGCTATGCGCTCGACCACCTCAGGCGCGAACTTCGTCATGCCGGTTATCGCGGCTATACGTGGGCTGAACCCAATACGCCTACAATTACCGGCATAACCAACGAATGCCTGGATGGCGGCGCAGCAAACAGTTTTGTAGTTAATCTCCGTCAAGGCATTTGGGGCGCAGATAACAATCCTTATTCTGCCAACTGCCTGTCCGGCGCAACTGCTGCCACCATCCGTTTGCGCGGGGATATCCTGGTAATTCGCCGTCTGGCAAGCGCACCGACGGCAACCGCCGATTTGACCGCCAACACGTTATATTTCCGTTCCGCCTATGCCGCCGGCCAAGTATTTCAGGGGACCGTCGAACCTTCCATCCCCGGAACACCGGTAAATAATTTCGCGTTGCAGGAATATGTCTATTACATCGGCAGCGACGACAACGACACAACCGTTCCCGCGTTACGTCGCGTTGCCTTGTCGTCGAATGGTGCAATGGCTGACGAAATGGTCGTTAGCGGTATCGAGCACATGCAGGTGCAATATGGCCGGACGACAAGTGACCTCAATACTCGGTACTACGATGCAAATGCAATGACGGGAAAATCGACGGATAGTGCACAAACTGAATGGGACGACATCAACTCGGTGCGCATCTGGCTGCTGGCGCGCAATGCGAAACCGGAAACGGGATATAGCAATACCAGCAGTTATGCTATGGGTAGTGTGACGTACGGCCCTGTGAGTGACAACTTTCGAAGGCAGCTGTTCACAGCAGTTGTGCAACTGCGCAATTAG
- a CDS encoding LysR family transcriptional regulator: MLHLTLRQLQVFEKVASHLNYSRAAEELYLSQPAVSMQIKQLEENLGLPLFEQMGKKIFLTEAGRELFHYSRNISQQLAEMEAVFDEMKGLGQGKLTLSVVNTANYFAPQLLARFCRQHPNINVTLQVANRDAVLKQLADNTTDLAIMGQPPEGLDIVADSFMDNPLVVIAAPDHPLTRLKLVKFAQLAQETFLSREKGSGTRSAMERVFAQHHIQPRIGMEVETNEAIKQAVQAGMGLGILSLHSIELELEAKRLSVLNVEHFPLMRHWFVAHRSSKRLSSAALAFKAYLLSKQTTA, from the coding sequence ATGCTCCATCTGACCCTGCGCCAATTACAGGTATTCGAAAAGGTGGCAAGCCATCTGAACTACTCGCGCGCCGCCGAGGAACTGTACCTGTCTCAACCTGCCGTGTCCATGCAAATCAAGCAGTTGGAAGAAAATCTCGGCTTGCCGTTGTTCGAGCAGATGGGCAAGAAGATCTTCCTTACCGAAGCCGGGCGCGAACTGTTCCATTACAGCCGCAACATTTCGCAGCAACTTGCCGAAATGGAAGCGGTATTCGATGAGATGAAGGGGTTGGGGCAGGGCAAACTGACCCTCTCGGTGGTGAACACCGCCAACTACTTCGCTCCGCAACTGCTGGCCCGCTTCTGCCGGCAACATCCCAATATCAACGTGACGCTGCAGGTCGCCAACCGGGACGCCGTGCTCAAGCAGCTCGCCGACAACACCACCGACCTCGCCATCATGGGCCAACCTCCGGAAGGTCTGGACATCGTCGCCGATTCGTTCATGGACAACCCGCTGGTGGTGATCGCCGCACCGGACCATCCGCTCACCAGACTCAAGCTGGTCAAATTCGCCCAGCTTGCACAAGAGACCTTCCTGTCGCGCGAGAAGGGCTCCGGTACGCGCAGTGCCATGGAGCGCGTCTTCGCGCAACACCACATCCAGCCCCGCATCGGAATGGAAGTGGAAACCAACGAGGCCATCAAGCAAGCGGTGCAGGCCGGTATGGGATTAGGCATCCTGTCGCTGCATAGCATCGAATTGGAACTGGAAGCCAAGCGACTCTCCGTACTCAACGTAGAACACTTCCCGCTGATGCGCCACTGGTTCGTTGCCCATCGCAGCAGTAAACGCCTATCGAGTGCGGCGCTGGCATTTAAAGCGTACCTGCTGAGCAAGCAAACGACAGCCTGA
- a CDS encoding GspH/FimT family pseudopilin: MKFQGRQSGVTMVELMIVLSIAAILATLAAPSFSSFINNTRQTSTITEVVSDLNLARSEAIKRNSWVLVCVRNAAGTNCGTGSNWQKGWLVCYAGAAGATSCDAATTDNPNPIRVHQAINSNLTLTGSAALVRFNPNGTQGAGGAATLTLTGTWSGAQAKVAKIAATGLISRP; this comes from the coding sequence ATGAAATTCCAAGGAAGACAATCCGGCGTAACGATGGTTGAACTGATGATAGTTCTATCGATAGCTGCCATTTTGGCAACGCTTGCTGCGCCGTCATTCAGCAGTTTCATCAACAACACGCGACAAACTTCAACCATAACGGAAGTTGTCAGCGATCTGAATCTCGCGCGTAGCGAGGCCATAAAACGCAATTCATGGGTGTTGGTTTGTGTGCGCAATGCTGCTGGAACGAATTGCGGTACGGGCTCGAACTGGCAGAAGGGCTGGCTGGTTTGCTACGCTGGCGCTGCTGGTGCCACTTCTTGTGACGCAGCAACCACGGACAATCCGAATCCGATTCGGGTACACCAAGCCATCAATTCAAACCTCACACTTACCGGCAGTGCGGCACTCGTCCGTTTCAACCCAAACGGCACACAAGGTGCCGGGGGAGCTGCAACTCTGACCCTAACCGGCACTTGGAGTGGTGCGCAAGCCAAAGTTGCCAAAATTGCTGCTACCGGTCTCATATCCAGGCCCTGA
- the pilV gene encoding type IV pilus modification protein PilV encodes MRCYRCPQYPTTFQRGFSMLEILITLVIIATALLGTAGLQMYAMRVGQSGHLRTQAVFLASDIAERMEANRGAATIGSYAVGATNTPSVVTTDCSTTACNEASLAAFDISQWENTIAGTLPQSSWEITQDITGNPSTYTIRVSWSDRSSVSTTHGETFSYTATRTVRN; translated from the coding sequence ATGCGCTGCTATCGATGCCCCCAATATCCGACCACCTTTCAGCGCGGCTTCTCCATGCTGGAAATCCTGATTACCTTGGTCATTATCGCCACTGCACTGCTTGGTACAGCCGGATTGCAGATGTACGCCATGCGAGTAGGCCAGAGCGGTCACCTGCGCACCCAAGCGGTGTTTCTGGCCTCGGATATCGCCGAACGCATGGAGGCGAATCGAGGAGCCGCCACAATCGGTAGCTATGCGGTGGGCGCCACAAACACTCCAAGTGTCGTAACAACGGATTGCAGCACTACTGCATGCAATGAGGCCAGCTTAGCTGCATTCGACATCAGCCAATGGGAAAACACTATTGCTGGCACGCTGCCTCAATCAAGCTGGGAAATCACCCAAGATATCACTGGAAATCCGAGTACTTATACCATTCGCGTCAGTTGGTCAGACCGCAGCTCCGTCTCGACCACACATGGTGAAACATTCTCCTACACCGCAACACGAACCGTGCGGAATTAA